The proteins below are encoded in one region of Paenibacillus albus:
- a CDS encoding thioredoxin family protein: protein MNIITTDEAFREAVSGDGVTVAIFKTTWCKDCHYIEPFMPELEANYAGRVNFVQIDRDDLPDLCSELNILGIPSFIAFKQGRELIRFVSKLRKTRDEIEQFLDRAIQVGDALPG from the coding sequence ATGAACATAATAACGACAGATGAAGCCTTTCGTGAAGCGGTATCAGGCGACGGAGTAACTGTTGCGATCTTCAAGACTACTTGGTGCAAAGACTGCCATTATATCGAGCCTTTCATGCCGGAGCTCGAAGCGAACTACGCGGGACGTGTTAACTTCGTTCAGATCGACCGCGATGATTTGCCGGATCTGTGCAGCGAGCTGAATATTCTCGGCATTCCAAGCTTTATTGCCTTCAAGCAAGGCCGTGAGCTGATCCGATTTGTCAGCAAGCTTCGCAAGACGAGAGATGAGATCGAGCAGTTTCTGGATCGCGCGATACAAGTGGGAGACGCGCTGCCAGGCTGA